A single window of Plasmodium malariae genome assembly, chromosome: 8 DNA harbors:
- the PmUG01_08014500 gene encoding fam-l protein, which produces MDERMKLLFLINLAMFIFLSWRGNFTSELSTFKKYLDENYKGFKKLDTRIYRLLSKYRKNINSCVLGLREVIPYNVENEKINICNNVKRDRPKKSKSNGCSLKNEEIHKLDKKSKSCIFETKKYSRLEKKIFKELDYENFLKSNRTISDKLYKRIVLKKYGLRLRLPLLLFFLLLLSLILDYYGGIGLLGGLREVLNAFAQGFWRTLGPKLSILLGKDWSETLKPFFEVPVWKSDSLGTKIRVSCTLFGFLIYFIPFIILGVTLITWVIYYHKKVKKFEKIKLRKK; this is translated from the exons atgGATGAAAGGAtgaaattattgtttttaattaatcttgcgatgtttatttttttatcttggAGAGGAAACTTCACAAGTGAACtg agtacctttaaaaaatatttagatgaaaattacaaaggttttaaaaaattagatacaAGAATTTATCGATTACTATCAAAATATAGGAAGAACATAAATTCATGTGTTTTAGGGTTAAGAGAAGTGATACCATATAATGTAGagaacgaaaaaataaatatatgtaataatgtGAAGAGAGACAGACCAAAAAAGAGTAAATCAAATGGatgttctttaaaaaatgaagaaattcATAAActagataaaaaaagtaaatcttgtatttttgaaacaaaaaaatattcccgtctggaaaaaaaaatattcaaagaacttgattatgagaattttcttaaaagtaATAGGACAATTAgtgataaattatataagagaatagtacttaaaaaatacggACTACGACTACGCCTACCTTTATTActctttttcttattattattatcactaATATTAGACTATTATGGTGGTATAGGACTTTTAGGAGGATTGCGTGAGGTATTGAATGCCTTCGCCCAAGGTTTTTGGAGAACGTTAGGACCAAAATTGAGTATACTTTTAGGGAAGGATTGGTCTGAAACATTAAAACCGTTTTTCGAAGTGCCAGTATGGAAGAGCGATAGTTTGGGAACGAAAATCCGTGTATCGTGCACTTTATTTggttttctaatatatttcataccttttattatattaggtGTCACACTTATAACATGGGTTATATActatcataaaaaagttaaaaaatttgaaaaaattaagttaaggaagaaataa
- the PmUG01_08014600 gene encoding fam-m protein gives MVYNMEQIIKLKLCIKFSAFIILASIYHFSSDIMLNKSLNVKWNLDSISEAIHCRLLAKYKKNQNSYTVDLTEDISNSIKCKKINICNNEKLTKGKNKQPNGSLLNKQQYYTEIIDYNNGMFDGKHFHFQKKWIKKKDFDNFVEKKRRICDINLKKIKFRNYGLGFTLFFIFLFLGIGIPISPGLTFLNVTWVTIKKNPLGNIFYDVTYKLTEFLKMHPYSILYSIFIVILSVILIIAFYKILRNNEKYEKIKLMSE, from the exons ATGGTCTATAACATGGAGCAAATAATTAAGCTAAAATTATGCATTAAATTTTCTGCGTTTATAATTTTAGCTTCGATATATCATTTTAGCAGTGAT ataatGTTGAACAAATCATTGAATGTGAAATGGAATCTCGATAGTATATCAGAAGCAATACATTGTCGAttactagcaaaatataaaaagaatcaGAATTCATATACAGTAGATTTAACAGAAGATATATCAAATAGtataaaatgcaaaaaaataaatatatgtaataatgaaaaattgacCAAAGGTAAAAACAAACAACCAAATGGAAGTTTACTAAATAAGCAGCAATACTACACGGAAAttatagattataataatggaatgtttgatggaaagcattttcattttcaaaaaaaatggataaagaaaaaagattttgataattttgttgaaaaaaagagaagaatttgtgatataaatttaaagaaaattaaatttaggaATTACGGTTTGGGATTtactctattttttatttttttattcctggGAATAGGAATACCAATATCACCAGGCCTAACATTTTTGAACGTTACATGGGttacaattaaaaagaatccattaggtaatattttttatgatgtTACATATAAGTTGacagaatttttaaaaatgcatCCTTATTCTATACTTTATAGCATTTTTATCGTTATATTATCTGTTATACTTATAATTGCATTTTATAAGATTTTAaggaataatgaaaaatatgaaaaaattaagttaatgtctgagtaa
- the PmUG01_08014700 gene encoding PIR protein → MTSMLEKSYLDLLSSKNYEDFESSGDNHCYGEEDKIKTIKSQLNSYNDIKSVEDKILHALCFISFSNNGPKCNEQCYSLYYWIGNKLFNILSNDGSFSDIITTFDTCSKRIAGRDKCKCDFFGSISKEEFNKMKIVYEYCKYHDTIEETLQINGNMCDRASKEYLDQAINTYNEVYETCNSSSSKAYCEVLMKHVPKCFSKKLLTLKYKIKEYHSESIGLNELDDHFPNGTTPTTGQSTYSISQILMLVAFPLAGILFISFILYKFTPIVSWINTKLIRKKLIKRSLDDSYKQELTEYISTHVLSNLRRREVNVAYHPA, encoded by the exons ATGACATCTATGCTAGAg AAAAGTTACTTAGATTTATTATCTTcgaaaaattatgaagatTTTGAATCATCAGGGGATAATCATTGTTACGGTGaagaagataaaattaaaacaattaaatCTCAATTAAATAGTTACAATGATATTAAGAGTGTTGAAGATAAGATTCTACATGCTTTATGTTTCATATCTTTTTCTAATAATGGTCCTAAGTGTAATGAACAATGTTATAGCTTGTACTACTGGATaggtaataaattatttaatatattatcaaatGATGGTTCATTTTCAGATATTATTACAACATTTGATACTTGTTCAAAAAGAATTGCTGGAAGGGATAAGTGCAAGTGTGATTTTTTTGGAAGTATTAGTAAGGAGGagtttaataaaatgaagattGTGTATGAATATTGTAAATATCACGACACTATTGAGGAAACTCTTCAGATTAATGGTAATATGTGTGATAGAGCATCTAAAGAATACCTTGATCAAGCTATCAATACATACAATGAAGTGTATGAAACCTGTAATTCATCCAGTTCTAAGGCATACTGTGAAGTACTTATGAAACATGTTCCTAAATGTTTTAGCAAAAAGCTACTTACtttaaagtataaaataaaagaatatcaTTCTGAATCTATTGGTTTGAATGAATTAGATGATCATTTTCCTAATGGAACGACACCTACAACTGGTCAATCTACTTATAGTATATCTCAAATTTTAATGTTGGTTGCTTTTCCTCTTGCaggaattttatttattagctttattttatataag tttACTCCAATTGTATCCTggataaatacaaaattaataaggaaaaaattaattaaacgTAGTCTAGATGATAGTTATAAACAGGAATTAACAGAATACATATCTACACATGTTTTATCAAATTTAAGGAGAAGAGAAGTAAATGTAGCCTATCACCCTGCTTGA
- the PmUG01_08014900 gene encoding PIR protein: MTPGTTEEKENTVTLFLQYKKEFEKTRLDIQNSNGSGGNPGKYCTRKNFNINTENDQNFISPCQDIGRYLIEIKQCYNSYSPERCKYLNYRINSDEKYNKKPEWFQGYNKFSSLLGNICENYIKNIKPDILYKLKGLYGYYENFNEYKGKDKDTSGNICNDIKNLYSFYNDNYKECQGNNENLFCEELNNFKKAYDDKMNKFTPCEGLPQTLPQVEQTSTQMLPPTEDVDYLFVPILTTAIVLLMSFTIFFLYKFTPLKSCIYYRLRKKKIIELNKFQEESRESLQNLHEEVNRNYKGSSHNISYQPQGDT; the protein is encoded by the exons atGACACCAGGAACTACAGAAGAAAag gaGAATACCGTTACATTATTTcttcaatataaaaaagaatttgagAAAACACGCTTAGATATTCAGAATAGCAATGGGAGTGGGGGTAATCCTGGAAAGTATTGTACccgtaaaaattttaatattaatactgAAAATGATCAGAACTTTATCTCTCCCTGTCAAGATATTGGTAGatatttaattgaaataaaGCAATGTTATAATTCTTATAGCCCGGAACGTTGTAAATACTTGAATTACCGGATAAATTcagatgaaaaatataataagaaacCTGAATGGTTTCAgggatataataaattttcatccCTGTTAGGTAATATATGtgagaattatataaaaaatattaaacctgatattttatacaaaCTTAAAGGATTATACGGATATTATGAgaattttaatgaatacaAAGGTAAAGACAAGGATACTAGTGGTAATATTTgtaatgatattaaaaatctTTATAGCTTTTATAACGATAATTACAAAGAATGTCAgggaaataatgaaaatttattttgtgaGGAGCTAAACAATTTTAAGAAAGCGTATgatgataaaatgaataaattcaCTCCATGCGAAGGTTTACCACAAACATTACCACAAGTAGAACAAACTTCAACACAAATGTTACCACCTACAGAAGATGTAGATTACTTATTTGTTCCCATTTTAACAACAGCTATCGTATTACTAATGTCATtcactatattttttttatataag TTTACTCCACTGAAatcttgtatatattatcgtttacgaaaaaaaaaaattattgaactTAACAAATTTCAAGAAGAATCGAGAGAATCCTTACAAAACCTTCATGAAGAAGTaaatagaaattataaaGGAAGTTCTCATAATATATCCTATCAACCTCAAGGAGACACTTGA
- the PmUG01_08015000 gene encoding fam-m protein encodes MNKFRLIYFNIKFNKYTDNHNLDRKLFLRTFRFLAKCKKDNYSNIKEFKEGIPHIGVKEKKDITYNEKRLVAKYKHSNGSSLNKAQYYTEVIDYNNGMFDGKHFHYERKCIKKKDYDYFLKRKKIIGDIALKKIKFRNYGFGVALFFIFFLLGIGIPSLYGINSLNIKWENIGSSDFWKHFKEPMESIVPRSIAPYMNIISFSILIVIISIILLVAIYKILRNNEKYNKIKLIKD; translated from the exons atgaataaatttaggttaatttatttcaat ataaaatttaacaaatatacTGATAATCACAATCTTGacagaaaattatttttacgaACTTTTCGATTTCTAGCAAAATGTAAGAAAGATAACTATTCAAATATTAAGGAGTTTAAAGAAGGCATACCACATATTGGagttaaggaaaaaaaagatataactTATAATGAAAAGAGATTAGTAGCAAAATACAAACATTCAAATGGaagttcattaaataaaGCACAATACTATACAGAAGTTATAGATTACAATAATGGAatgtttgatggaaaacattttcattatgaaagaaaatgtatcaaaaaaaaagattatgattatttccttaaaagaaaaaagataattggtgatatagctttaaaaaaaataaaatttagaaattaCGGGTTCGGAGTtgctctattttttatttttttcttgttggGAATAGGAATACCCTCATTATACGGAATAAACTCCTTGAATATTAAATGGGAAAATATTGGAAGCTCTGATTTTTGGAAGCATTTCAAAGAACCTATGGAAAGCATCGTTCCCAGATCTATAGCAccttatatgaatataatatcatttagCATCCTTATAGTTATAATATCTATTATACTTTTAGTAGCGATTTATAAGATCctaagaaataatgaaaaatataacaaaattaagttaataaaggattaa
- the PmUG01_08015100 gene encoding fam-l protein, whose product MEHIFKTLLFIRITTFILLCWICHFYNEINIHNKFLDECYNYHRRLYISNYRLLSKYWQNKNSSIVCLKEKIPNVIKNKKGMSNKEKRTARKKQKSYGSSSGDAGAHKKCMKNNTCIFETKNYSYLEKKIFKELDYIDFLKKKKTITDRLYKKIIRKKYSLRLSFPVILLLLLSVAFIVEYFTCNGLVKVLYNNVFYESLKLQGIQLVNSIKNGFPDTTSGKIFYILVEISKGDNRYGVNINFFGSLVYILPFFILGIAIILGIVYYHKKVKKYNKIKFRRR is encoded by the exons ATGGAACACATATTTAAGACTCTATTATTCATTAGAATTACTACGTTTATCCTTTTATGTTGGATATGTCATTTTTACAATGAGATC aATATACATAACAAATTCTTAGATGAATGCTACAATTATCATAGAAGactatatataagtaattatCGTTTATTGTCAAAATATTGGcagaataaaaattcaaGTATTGTATGTTTAAAAGAGAAGATTCcaaatgtaattaaaaataaaaaagggatgtctaataaagaaaaacgtACTGCaagaaaaaagcaaaaatcaTATGGAAGTTCATCAGGAGATGCAGGAgcacataaaaaatgtatgaaaaataacacttgtatatttgaaacaaaaaactactcctatttagaaaaaaaaatattcaaagaacttgattatatagattttcttaaaaaaaaaaagacaattaCTGACAGgctttacaaaaaaataatacgtaaaaaatacTCATTAAGGCTCTCTTTTCCTGtgatattgttattattgttatccGTAGCATTTATAGTAGAATATTTTACGTGTAATGGACTTGTAAAAGtgctatataataatgtattttatgaAAGCCTTAAATTACAGGGGATACAGCTTGTGAATTCCATTAAGAATGGATTTCCTGATACTACATCagggaaaatattttacatactTGTTGAAATCTCTAAAGGAGATAACAGATATggtgttaatataaatttttttggtAGTCTAGTATATATCctacctttttttatattaggcATTGCAATTATATTAGGAATTGtttattaccataaaaaagttaaaaaatataataaaattaagttcagAAGAaggtaa
- the PmUG01_08015200 gene encoding fam-l protein, producing MERKIRLSFFIKFFAFIILTWMYFFISDLNTFNKTFYANYKLTRKLNTRTFRLLAKYKRDKNSNIVEEKERISDSGVNIKKVFSNNDRGTIGTKEQLNRDTLNNSGNNKEATKNKYSVFGGNRYSYFEKKIFNELDNREFLEKNKTISNRTYKKIKFKKRRLRFSLGSFLSILILLVPLIDLFLYFVCGNDLLSTLGLLKVDMGHEGYFPRVEDGALKKLLDLKHWMFREAIRVPTIVKYCIPIFIIFVVIIMCIVYYYKKVMKYEKIKFREKLKEY from the exons ATGGAACGAAAAATTAGgctatctttttttattaaattttttgcgtttattattttaacttggatgtacttttttataagtgATTtg AATACGTTTAACAAAACTTTTTATGCGAACTACAAACTTActagaaaattaaatacaagAACATTTAGACTACTGGCAAAATATAAGCGTGATAAGAATTCAAATATTGTAGAAGAGAAAGAAAGAATATCAGATAGTGGAgtgaacataaaaaaagttttttctaataatgaTCGAGGAACCATAGGAACAAAGGAACAATTAAATAGAGATACGTTAAATAATTCtggaaataataaagaagctacgaaaaataaatattctgtATTTGGAGGAAACAGATATTcctattttgaaaaaaaaatattcaacgAACTTGATAATAGAGAATTTcttgaaaagaataaaacaaTTAGCAATAgaacatacaaaaaaataaagtttaaAAAACGTAGACTACGTTTTTCTTTAGGTTCATTTTTGTCTATATTGATTTTACTGGTACCTTTAATAGatttattcctttattttgTGTGCGGAAACGATTTATTAAGTACGTTAGGTCTTTTAAAAGTTGACATGGGTCATGAAGGCTATTTTCCTAGAGTAGAAGATGGGgcgttaaaaaaattattagacCTAAAGCACTGGATGTTTAGGGAAGCAATAAGAGTTCCGACTATTGTAAAATATTGCATtcctatatttataatatttgtcGTAATTATAATGTGTATTgtttattactataaaaaagttatgaaatatgaaaaaataaagttcagggaaaaattaaaagaatattaa
- the PmUG01_08015300 gene encoding Plasmodium exported protein, unknown function, protein MNIFDKYLDERNNFDRMLYTRNYRSLVIYENEIYSSFGRSEKEIPYCFKKTNEKNFTINNEKRNKKKSEHSYKTSLINNKGYKEPMKCNSKIFHRTCSDFERKFLNALDKMCFLKKIRMNNDESYRKLKNKKYKLRLGLLLLVFLLVLMIPMLDLSFTYGGQKNGLLGTLGLLSVTVTRRINSLFLGGDITISGPIVTWFGLSQKNFVGIETAVSILFYCVPFFILAIILITAVVYYYKNSIKNQKIKFKETFYE, encoded by the exons ATG AATATATTTGACAAATACTTGGATGAGAGAAACAATTTTGATAGAATGTTATATACAAGAAATTATCGATCACTAGTAATctatgaaaatgaaatatattccAGTTTTGGAAGGTCAGAGAAGGAGATACCttattgttttaaaaaaacgaatgaaaaaaattttacaattaataatgaaaaaaggaacaaaaaaaaaagtgaacattcatataaaacgtcattaattaataataaaggtTATAAGGAACCTATGAAAtgtaatagtaaaatatttcatagaACATGTTCCGATTTcgaaagaaaatttttaaatgcaCTTGATAAAATGTGctttttgaaaaagataAGAATGAATAATGATGAATCTtacagaaaattaaaaaataaaaaatataaattgcGACTTGGTTTGCTTTTATTAGTTTTCTTGCTTGTGTTAATGATACCCATGTTAGATTTATCATTCACATATGGGGGacaaaaaaatggattatTGGGTACATTAGGGCTGTTATCTGTAACTGTTACCAGAAGGATTAATTCGCTTTTTTTAGGTGGTGATATTACAATAAGTGGACCTATAGTAACATGGTTTGGACTAAGTCAGAAGAATTTTGTAGGAATTGAAACAGCAGTGAGTATTCTCTTTTATTGCGTGCCTTTCTTTATACTAGCTATAATACTTATAACAGCGGTTgtttattactataaaaattccataaaaaatcaaaaaataaagttcaAAGAAACATTCtatgaataa
- the PmUG01_08015400 gene encoding fam-l protein gives MEKKLNIKFFIKIFTFIFLCRICYFCHYVYIFNKRLDEMHKYGRNVHMRTYRLLAKCKQDTDSSIIGLKQNISNNGNNEKNDICYSEKGSSTKKKQPYENSLRNSKGHKEDLKNKSCIFETKKYSHMEKKIFKELDYVDFLKNNRTLNDKTYKKIIGKKLVFRFSLPVLLLLFFIAVVIAEFSLGAIGSNSLLYYLGLTKGNLESWAKNDTLSSILTWLKKLEGFWKHGNFWGSSTSCGVCTTTEIANECVLGRLLGHLIYFIPLFLLGITLILGVVYYHKKVKKYKKIKFRKR, from the exons ATGGagaaaaaattgaacattaaattttttattaaaatttttacgtttatatttttatgtaggATATGTTATTTTTGCCATTATGTG tatatatttaacaaacGTTTGGATGAGATGCACAAATATGGAAGAAATGTGCATATGAGGACTTATCGATTATTAGCAAAATGTAAACAGGATACGGATTCAAGTATTATAggattaaaacaaaatatatctaataatggaaataacgaaaaaaatgatatatgtTATAGTGAAAAAGGGAGCTCAACGAAAAAGAAACAGCCATATGAAAATTCACTAAGAAATAGCAAAGGCCATAAGGAagatttgaaaaataaatcttgtatatttgaaacaaaaaaatattctcatatggaaaagaaaatattcaaagaattAGATTATGtagattttcttaaaaataacagGACGCTTAATGATAagacatacaaaaaaataataggaaAAAAGTTAGTATTCAGATTTTCTTTACCtgtattattgttactgtttTTTATAGCAGTAGTCATAGCAGAATTTTCACTGGGAGCTATAGGTAGTAATAGtttactatattatttagGCTTAACGAAGGGAAATTTAGAATCATGGGCCAAAAATGATACTTTGTCTTCTATTCTTACATGGTTAAAAAAGTTAGAGGGGTTTTGGAAGCACGGTAATTTTTGGGGATCGAGCACGTCATGTGGAGTGTGCACAACAACGGAAATAGCTAATGAGTGCGTATTAGGACGATTATTAGGTcatctaatatatttcattcctttatttttattaggtATTACTCTTATATTGGGAGTTGtttattaccataaaaaagtcaaaaaatacaaaaaaattaagtttaggaaaaggtaa